One genomic region from Salinicola endophyticus encodes:
- the purE gene encoding 5-(carboxyamino)imidazole ribonucleotide mutase, producing the protein MSVRVGVIMGSKSDWSTLCHTVETLEQLGIEHETQVVSAHRTPDLLFEYAETAADRGLEVIIAGAGGAAHLPGMCAAKTRLPVLGVPVKSSTLSGVDSLLSIVQMPAGIPTATLAIGRAGAINAALLAAAMLANHDERIRTALEAYRAEQTRKVLESPDPRPSAPDHDQSES; encoded by the coding sequence ATGAGCGTACGCGTCGGCGTCATCATGGGGTCGAAGTCGGACTGGTCGACCCTTTGCCATACCGTCGAGACCCTGGAGCAGCTCGGTATCGAGCACGAAACCCAGGTGGTCTCCGCCCACCGCACCCCGGACCTGCTGTTCGAGTACGCCGAGACCGCGGCCGACCGGGGGCTCGAAGTGATCATCGCCGGCGCCGGCGGCGCCGCCCATCTTCCCGGCATGTGCGCGGCCAAGACCCGCCTGCCGGTGCTTGGCGTACCGGTCAAGTCGAGCACGCTTTCCGGGGTCGACTCGCTGCTCTCGATCGTGCAGATGCCGGCGGGCATCCCCACCGCCACGCTGGCGATCGGCCGCGCCGGGGCGATCAATGCCGCCCTGCTCGCCGCCGCCATGCTGGCCAATCACGACGAACGCATCCGCACCGCGCTGGAGGCCTACCGCGCCGAGCAGACGCGCAAGGTGCTCGAGTCCCCCGATCCGCGCCCCAGCGCCCCCGACCACGACCAGAGCGAGAGCTGA
- a CDS encoding 5-(carboxyamino)imidazole ribonucleotide synthase: MRIGIVGGGQLGRMLAQAGAPLDLRFTFLDPGSEPCAAAHGEHLQADWQDPAALAALTANCDAITFEFENVPAEAVARLAEQRPAFPPAQALSTARDRWLEKSLFRELDIAVPPIARIDSQADLDAAVAEIGLPAVVKTRTLGYDGKGQKVMREPADVSGTFAELGGVPLILEGFIDFDHEISVIAVRARDGEIRHWPVVRNAHRQGILHCSVPQVAHPLQAQAEDYASRVMRELDYVGVMAFEFFVTDAGLLANEIAPRVHNSGHWSIEGAVTSQFENHVRAVAGLPLGETARLAPCAMLNVIGAFPERDAVLAVPGTRWHDYGKAPRPGRKIGHITVLAGDDETLAERVAAVEALLVNDLG; this comes from the coding sequence ATGCGAATCGGAATCGTCGGTGGCGGCCAGCTAGGCCGCATGCTCGCCCAGGCCGGCGCCCCGCTCGACCTGCGCTTCACCTTTCTCGACCCCGGCAGCGAGCCCTGCGCGGCGGCGCACGGCGAGCACCTGCAGGCCGACTGGCAGGACCCGGCAGCGCTCGCAGCGCTGACCGCGAACTGCGATGCGATCACCTTCGAGTTCGAGAACGTGCCGGCCGAGGCGGTCGCCCGTCTCGCCGAGCAGCGCCCGGCCTTCCCCCCGGCCCAGGCGCTCTCCACCGCCCGCGACCGCTGGCTGGAAAAATCGCTGTTCCGCGAGCTGGATATCGCCGTGCCGCCGATCGCGCGCATCGACAGCCAGGCCGATCTCGACGCCGCGGTGGCCGAGATCGGCCTGCCCGCGGTGGTCAAGACCCGCACCCTGGGTTATGACGGCAAGGGCCAGAAGGTGATGCGCGAGCCCGCCGACGTCAGTGGCACCTTCGCCGAACTCGGCGGCGTGCCGCTGATCCTCGAGGGCTTCATCGACTTCGATCACGAGATCTCGGTGATCGCGGTGCGCGCCCGGGACGGCGAGATCCGCCACTGGCCGGTAGTGCGCAACGCGCATCGTCAGGGCATTCTGCACTGCTCGGTACCGCAGGTGGCGCACCCGCTGCAGGCTCAGGCCGAGGATTACGCCAGCCGGGTGATGCGCGAGCTCGACTATGTCGGGGTGATGGCGTTCGAGTTCTTCGTCACCGACGCCGGCCTGCTGGCCAACGAGATCGCCCCGCGGGTGCACAACTCCGGCCACTGGAGCATCGAGGGCGCGGTCACCAGCCAGTTCGAGAACCACGTGCGCGCGGTGGCCGGGCTGCCGCTGGGCGAGACCGCCCGCCTGGCGCCCTGCGCCATGCTCAACGTGATCGGCGCCTTCCCCGAGCGCGACGCGGTACTCGCCGTGCCCGGCACGCGCTGGCACGACTACGGCAAGGCTCCCCGGCCGGGCCGCAAGATCGGTCATATCACGGTGCTCGCCGGCGACGACGAGACCCTGGCCGAGCGGGTCGCCGCGGTGGAGGCGCTGTTGGTCAACGATCTGGGCTAG
- the bfr gene encoding bacterioferritin has protein sequence MKGDPKVISYLNTVLGNELVAINQYFLHSKMYKDWGFNVLAKWEYEESIEEMQHADKLIERILFLEGIPNLQDLGKLNIGENAKEMLESDLKIEHKARADLQEAIPYCESVRDYVSRDLFIKILDDEEEHIDKLEAELGLIDKVGIQNYLQKHMFGDEKE, from the coding sequence ATGAAAGGCGATCCGAAGGTCATCAGCTATCTGAACACCGTCCTCGGCAACGAGCTGGTGGCGATCAACCAGTACTTCCTGCACAGCAAGATGTACAAGGACTGGGGCTTCAACGTGCTCGCCAAGTGGGAGTACGAGGAGTCGATCGAGGAGATGCAGCACGCCGACAAGCTGATCGAGCGCATCCTGTTCCTCGAAGGCATCCCCAACCTGCAGGACCTGGGCAAGCTCAACATCGGCGAGAATGCCAAGGAGATGCTGGAGAGCGATCTCAAGATCGAGCACAAGGCGCGTGCCGACCTGCAGGAAGCGATCCCCTACTGCGAATCCGTGCGTGACTACGTCAGCCGCGATCTGTTCATCAAGATCCTCGACGACGAAGAAGAGCATATCGACAAGCTCGAAGCGGAGCTGGGCCTGATCGACAAGGTCGGCATCCAGAACTATCTGCAGAAGCACATGTTCGGCGACGAGAAGGAGTGA
- a CDS encoding (2Fe-2S)-binding protein → MYVCLCLGVTDRDIESAVSDGARSWREVREVTGCAGQCGKCACTGKRVMRDAISEQLSFDPDLAYAV, encoded by the coding sequence GTGTACGTCTGTCTCTGCCTGGGTGTCACCGACCGCGATATCGAAAGCGCCGTGAGCGATGGCGCCCGCAGCTGGCGCGAAGTGCGCGAAGTCACCGGCTGCGCCGGACAGTGCGGCAAGTGCGCCTGCACCGGCAAGCGCGTGATGCGTGATGCGATCAGCGAACAGTTGAGCTTCGACCCGGATCTCGCCTACGCGGTGTGA
- the lptG gene encoding LPS export ABC transporter permease LptG has protein sequence MLLDRLDRYIARNVLGAMLVVQVMVLGLDLVISYINDLGDVSGNYSAFDVLLYLLMRLPWRFYEYAPVAVLIGALVGLGSMASSNELTVMRAAGRSLGRILVGVLKPLLLVILITMGIGEFVSPATEQHAEAWRLEQSEGADAVLERGGGWQREGDNFYRFGTIRADDTVINVRRYEYDGQRLVEASEAQRAVWNGKAWTLENVKTTYFDADGTRVESKPTATWHTELTPAQLNRLLRPLNSQRMSSLWQYASYLRSQGQEATQPLLYFWQKSLLPVTLAGLVLLAASFVFGPLRSVAAGTRIFYGVIVGLSFKYLQDLLAPASVLFGFSPALAVVVPTAVCYLLGIWLLRRTG, from the coding sequence ATGCTGCTCGACCGTCTCGACCGTTACATCGCGCGCAACGTCCTCGGCGCCATGCTGGTGGTGCAGGTGATGGTGCTGGGACTCGATCTGGTGATCTCCTACATCAACGACCTGGGTGACGTCTCCGGCAACTACTCCGCCTTCGACGTGCTGCTCTATCTATTGATGCGGCTGCCTTGGCGCTTCTACGAATACGCCCCGGTGGCGGTGCTGATCGGCGCGCTGGTGGGGCTGGGCTCGATGGCCTCGAGCAACGAACTCACCGTGATGCGCGCCGCCGGGCGCTCGCTCGGGCGTATCCTGGTCGGGGTGCTCAAGCCGCTGCTGCTGGTGATCCTGATCACCATGGGCATCGGCGAGTTCGTCAGCCCGGCCACCGAGCAGCACGCCGAGGCCTGGCGCCTGGAGCAGTCCGAGGGCGCCGACGCGGTGCTCGAACGCGGCGGCGGCTGGCAGCGCGAGGGCGACAACTTCTACCGCTTCGGCACCATCCGCGCCGACGACACCGTGATCAACGTGCGCCGCTACGAGTACGACGGCCAACGTCTGGTGGAAGCCTCCGAGGCCCAGCGCGCGGTATGGAACGGCAAGGCGTGGACGCTGGAGAACGTCAAGACCACCTACTTCGACGCCGACGGCACCCGGGTCGAGTCGAAGCCCACCGCGACTTGGCACACCGAGCTCACGCCGGCCCAGCTCAATCGCCTGCTGCGCCCGCTCAACAGCCAGCGCATGAGCAGCCTGTGGCAGTACGCCAGCTATCTGCGCTCCCAGGGGCAGGAGGCGACCCAGCCGCTGCTCTACTTCTGGCAGAAGAGCCTGTTGCCGGTCACCCTGGCCGGGCTGGTGCTGCTGGCGGCCTCGTTCGTGTTCGGCCCGCTGCGCAGCGTCGCCGCCGGCACGCGGATCTTCTACGGCGTGATCGTGGGGCTGTCGTTCAAGTATCTGCAGGATCTGCTGGCCCCCGCGTCGGTGCTGTTCGGCTTCTCCCCGGCGCTGGCGGTGGTGGTGCCGACCGCGGTGTGCTATCTGCTCGGCATCTGGCTGCTGCGCCGCACCGGCTGA
- the lptF gene encoding LPS export ABC transporter permease LptF, whose translation MIVFRYLTREILLTMSAVAGVLLLVIMGSRFIRYFTDAAQGELPLSALGSLMLFHMPSFMELVLPLAFFIAILLAYGQLYLNSEITVLVACGMSPSRLLQVTLLPALLIAAVVGACSLWLTPYGALHNERLIEQQKSQLDFSLLTPGRFQDFGSGRTAYTQALNDDRSRMEDVFISEQGRGSDGGQQVVTRAESGYQTVDPKTGSRFLVLSNGTRYSVDPGSPVAERLAFGSYAVRLSTDGETDIGDDTELMSTRKLIDQGDSEAMAQLQWRLSMPLMVPILTLLALPLSRVNPRQGRFAKLLPALFLHVSYLSLLLAAQDAIARGSLPASVGMWPIHGVYLLLGLMLLRRDQRQGGR comes from the coding sequence TTGATTGTATTCCGCTATTTGACCCGCGAGATCCTGCTGACGATGTCGGCGGTCGCTGGCGTACTGCTGCTGGTGATCATGGGCAGCCGGTTCATCCGCTACTTCACCGACGCCGCCCAGGGCGAGCTGCCGCTCAGCGCCCTGGGGTCGCTGATGCTGTTCCACATGCCCAGCTTCATGGAGCTGGTGCTGCCGCTGGCGTTCTTCATCGCCATCCTGCTCGCCTATGGCCAGCTTTATCTCAACAGCGAGATCACCGTGCTGGTGGCCTGCGGCATGAGCCCCAGCCGCCTGCTCCAGGTCACGCTGCTGCCGGCGCTGCTGATTGCTGCGGTGGTCGGCGCCTGCAGCCTGTGGCTGACCCCTTACGGTGCGCTGCACAACGAGCGTCTGATCGAGCAGCAGAAGAGCCAGCTCGACTTCTCGCTGCTCACCCCCGGGCGCTTCCAGGACTTCGGCAGCGGCCGTACCGCCTACACCCAGGCGCTCAACGATGACCGCTCGCGCATGGAAGACGTCTTCATCAGCGAGCAGGGCAGGGGCAGCGATGGCGGCCAGCAGGTGGTGACCCGCGCCGAGAGCGGTTACCAGACCGTCGACCCCAAGACCGGCAGCCGCTTCCTGGTGCTCTCCAACGGCACGCGCTACAGCGTCGATCCGGGTAGCCCGGTGGCCGAGCGGCTTGCGTTCGGCAGCTATGCGGTGCGCCTCTCCACCGACGGCGAGACCGATATCGGCGACGACACCGAGTTGATGAGTACCCGCAAGCTGATCGATCAGGGCGACAGCGAGGCCATGGCGCAGCTGCAGTGGCGCCTGTCGATGCCGCTGATGGTGCCGATCCTGACCCTGCTGGCGCTGCCGCTGTCGCGGGTCAATCCGCGCCAGGGGCGCTTCGCCAAACTGTTGCCGGCACTGTTTCTGCATGTCAGCTATCTGAGCCTGCTGCTCGCCGCCCAGGATGCGATCGCACGCGGCAGCCTGCCGGCGAGCGTCGGCATGTGGCCGATCCACGGCGTTTACCTGCTGCTCGGCCTGATGCTGCTGCGCCGCGACCAGCGCCAAGGAGGCCGCTGA
- a CDS encoding leucyl aminopeptidase, translating into MEFSVLSVNPAKVETACLVVPLFQDGELLPTAAKLDDASERLIAQLLERGDFTPNLGDVQLVPFAPGLSAERLLLVGLGERTKFNEGGLRKALDAAFDAVAKLPVDSVAVGFSDAVIADRDIAWNTQMTLDAATQAVYRFNECKSTPSPLPALARVELLIADSGQSEAAERGARIGAALGDGVNLARTLGNLPGNICTPSYLADQAETLAGEAGGSLEVDVLDEAQLEALGAHSLLAVGRGSAEPSKLIVMKYQGAADPEEAPHVLVGKGITFDTGGISLKPGAGMDEMKFDMCGAASVFGTMKSVIALKPKLNVIAIVASAENMPDGRAIKPGDIVKTLKGLTVEILNTDAEGRLVLCDALTYAERFQPASVVDIATLTGACVIALGDHASGLFSNDDDLALDLLEAGETAWDRAWHMPLWDDYQAQLESNFADLANIGGRPAGSITAACFLSRFADSYPWAHLDIAGTAWHSGKQKGASGRPVGLLTRYLLDRESEHVVTDET; encoded by the coding sequence ATGGAATTTTCCGTACTCAGCGTCAACCCGGCCAAGGTCGAGACCGCCTGTCTGGTGGTGCCGCTGTTCCAGGATGGCGAGCTGCTGCCCACCGCGGCCAAGCTGGACGACGCCAGCGAGCGGTTGATCGCGCAGCTGCTGGAGCGCGGTGACTTCACCCCCAATCTGGGCGACGTACAGCTGGTGCCATTCGCTCCGGGGCTCTCCGCCGAGCGCCTGCTGCTGGTGGGCCTGGGCGAGCGCACCAAGTTCAACGAGGGCGGCCTGCGCAAGGCGCTGGATGCGGCCTTCGACGCCGTCGCCAAGCTGCCGGTGGACAGCGTCGCGGTGGGCTTCAGCGATGCGGTCATCGCCGACCGTGATATCGCCTGGAACACCCAGATGACGCTGGATGCGGCGACCCAGGCGGTCTACCGCTTCAACGAATGCAAATCCACGCCGAGCCCGCTGCCGGCGCTGGCCCGGGTCGAACTGCTGATCGCCGACAGCGGCCAGAGCGAGGCCGCCGAGCGTGGCGCACGCATTGGCGCCGCCCTCGGCGACGGGGTCAACCTCGCGCGAACCCTGGGCAACCTGCCGGGCAATATCTGCACCCCCAGCTACCTCGCCGACCAGGCCGAGACGCTGGCCGGTGAAGCCGGCGGCAGCCTCGAGGTCGACGTACTCGATGAGGCCCAACTCGAAGCACTGGGCGCGCACTCCCTGCTCGCCGTGGGTCGTGGCAGCGCCGAACCCTCCAAGCTGATCGTGATGAAGTATCAGGGCGCGGCGGACCCCGAAGAGGCGCCCCACGTGCTGGTGGGCAAAGGCATCACCTTCGATACCGGCGGCATCTCGCTCAAGCCGGGCGCCGGCATGGACGAGATGAAGTTCGACATGTGCGGCGCGGCGAGCGTGTTCGGCACCATGAAGAGCGTGATCGCGCTCAAGCCCAAGCTCAACGTGATCGCCATCGTCGCCAGCGCCGAGAACATGCCGGACGGCCGCGCGATCAAGCCCGGCGATATCGTCAAGACGCTCAAGGGGCTCACCGTCGAGATCCTCAACACCGACGCCGAGGGGCGCCTGGTGCTGTGCGACGCCCTGACCTACGCCGAGCGCTTCCAGCCGGCCAGTGTGGTCGATATCGCCACCCTCACCGGCGCCTGCGTAATCGCCCTGGGCGACCACGCCAGCGGGCTCTTCTCCAACGACGACGATCTCGCCCTCGACCTGCTCGAAGCCGGCGAGACCGCCTGGGACCGCGCCTGGCACATGCCGCTGTGGGACGACTACCAGGCACAGCTGGAGTCCAACTTCGCCGATCTGGCCAATATCGGCGGGCGCCCGGCGGGCAGCATCACCGCCGCCTGTTTCCTCTCGCGCTTCGCCGACAGCTACCCCTGGGCGCATCTGGACATCGCCGGTACCGCCTGGCACAGCGGCAAGCAGAAAGGCGCCAGCGGGCGTCCGGTGGGCCTGCTCACGCGCTACCTGCTCGACCGCGAGAGCGAGCACGTGGTCACCGACGAGACCTGA
- a CDS encoding YciI family protein produces MFIVSLTYKVPLERIEPHVEGHMAWLHDAYAQGLLTASGRKVPRTGGVLLSHAERPALEACLDADPFKAHDLADYEIVECAITLTAPGFEALKD; encoded by the coding sequence ATGTTCATCGTTTCACTCACCTACAAGGTGCCGCTCGAGCGTATCGAGCCGCATGTCGAGGGCCACATGGCGTGGCTCCATGACGCCTACGCCCAGGGGCTGCTGACCGCCTCCGGGCGCAAGGTGCCGCGCACCGGCGGCGTACTGCTCTCCCACGCCGAGCGCCCGGCGCTCGAGGCATGCCTGGACGCGGACCCGTTCAAGGCCCACGACCTCGCCGACTACGAAATCGTCGAGTGCGCCATCACCCTGACCGCCCCCGGCTTCGAAGCGCTCAAGGACTGA